One Cryptomeria japonica chromosome 9, Sugi_1.0, whole genome shotgun sequence genomic window carries:
- the LOC131031949 gene encoding disease resistance response protein 206-like produces MAMRSDRVLQLCILCLVVSAMVFKSADCHRGRKRLPKPCKNFVLYFHDIIYNGKNAHNATSALVAAPQGANLTIMTGNNHFGNLAVFDDPITLDNNLHSPPVGRAQGFYFYDMKNTFSSWLGFTFVLNSTHHKGTITFNGADPILVKYRDISVVGGTGDFLMARGIATIDTDAYEGDVYFRLRVNVTLYECY; encoded by the coding sequence ATGGCAATGAGATCTGATAGAGTTCTGCAATTATGCATTCTGTGCCTTGTGGTGTCTGCCATGGTGTTCAAATCTGCAGATTGTCATAGAGGAAGAAAGAGGCTTCCCAAGCCCTGTAAGAACTTTGTGTTGTATTTTCATGATATAATCTACAATGGCAAAAATGCCCATAATGCAACTTCTGCACTTGTTGCAGCCCCTCAAGGAGCTAATCTCACCATCATGACTGGTAATAACCATTTTGGGAATCTTGCTGTGTTTGATGATCCTATTACTCTTGACAACAATCTGCACTCTCCTCCAGTGGGAAGAGCTCAGGGCTTTTACTTCTATGACATGAAGAATACATTCAGTTCTTGGCTTGGATTCACATTTGTGCTGAATTCAACTCATCACAAGGGCACCATCACCTTCAATGGAGCAGACCCCATTCTGGTTAAATACAGAGATATATCTGTTGTTGGAGGTACTGGTGATTTCTTAATGGCCAGAGGAATTGCTACCATTGACACTGATGCGTATGAGGGAGATGTTTATTTCAGGCTAAGGGTGAATGTCACACTCTATGAGTGTTACTGA
- the LOC131031947 gene encoding disease resistance response protein 206 → MAMRSDRVLQLCILCLVVSAMVFKSADCHRGRKRLPKPCKNFVLYFHDIIYNGKNAHNATSALVAAPQGANLTIMTGNNHFGNLAVFDDPITLDNNLHSPPVGRAQGFYFYDMKNTFSSWLGFTFVLNSTHHKGTITFNGADPILVKYRDISVVGGTGDFLMARGIATIDTDAYEGDVYFRLRVNITLYECY, encoded by the coding sequence ATGGCAATGAGATCTGATAGAGTTCTGCAATTATGCATTCTGTGCCTTGTGGTGTCTGCCATGGTGTTCAAATCTGCAGATTGTCATAGAGGAAGAAAGAGGCTTCCCAAGCCCTGTAAGAACTTTGTGTTGTATTTTCATGATATAATCTACAATGGCAAAAATGCCCATAATGCAACTTCTGCACTTGTTGCAGCCCCTCAAGGAGCTAATCTCACCATCATGACTGGTAATAACCATTTTGGGAATCTTGCTGTGTTTGATGATCCTATTACTCTTGACAACAATCTGCACTCTCCTCCAGTGGGAAGAGCTCAGGGCTTTTACTTCTATGACATGAAGAATACTTTCAGTTCTTGGCTTGGATTCACATTTGTGCTGAATTCAACTCATCACAAGGGCACCATCACCTTCAATGGAGCAGACCCCATTCTGGTTAAATACAGAGATATATCTGTTGTTGGGGGTACTGGTGATTTCTTAATGGCCAGAGGAATTGCTACCATTGACACTGATGCCTATGAGGGAGATGTTTATTTCAGGCTAAGGGTGAATATCACACTCTATGAGTGTTACTGA